A stretch of Haloprofundus halophilus DNA encodes these proteins:
- a CDS encoding DUF2797 domain-containing protein: protein MQVVGYDSLDGGLYLAPSGGATLGDGTPTDPTEVEYLPLDAGDELAYRLGGRHCAGTVADEGHYACENDDAPHCEYHRSTWVCARCRGTCLKDEMDCFDDHAVYLAAFAPDVFKVGVTKEWRLDTRLREQGADRAAHLRTVENGRIAREIESELARELTDRVRVPTKRAGLHRRVDAEQWESLLAEFDPLDSFAFDYGFSLDSRPMGETIAAGRVVGTKGRLLVLENAGTTYAVDMRDLVGYELREGESDRELQSSLGAFG, encoded by the coding sequence GTGCAAGTCGTCGGTTACGATTCACTCGACGGAGGACTCTATCTCGCGCCGAGCGGCGGGGCGACACTCGGTGACGGGACACCGACAGACCCGACCGAAGTCGAGTATCTCCCGCTCGACGCCGGCGACGAACTCGCGTACCGACTCGGGGGGCGACACTGCGCAGGCACCGTCGCCGACGAGGGCCACTACGCCTGCGAGAACGACGACGCCCCCCACTGCGAGTACCACCGGAGCACGTGGGTCTGCGCGCGCTGCCGAGGGACGTGTCTCAAAGACGAGATGGACTGTTTCGACGACCACGCCGTCTACCTCGCGGCGTTCGCGCCGGACGTGTTCAAGGTCGGCGTCACCAAGGAGTGGCGACTCGACACCCGCCTTCGAGAGCAGGGTGCTGACAGGGCCGCCCACCTCCGAACCGTCGAAAACGGCCGCATCGCCCGCGAAATCGAGTCCGAACTCGCCCGAGAGCTGACCGACCGGGTGCGCGTCCCGACGAAGCGGGCGGGTCTCCACCGACGGGTCGACGCCGAGCAGTGGGAGTCGCTTCTCGCCGAGTTCGACCCGCTCGACAGCTTCGCGTTCGACTACGGCTTCAGCCTCGACAGCCGACCGATGGGCGAGACCATCGCCGCCGGGCGCGTCGTCGGCACGAAGGGGCGACTGCTCGTCCTCGAAAACGCGGGGACGACGTACGCCGTCGACATGCGCGACCTCGTCGGCTACGAGCTCCGCGAGGGCGAGAGCGACCGAGAGCTACAGTCGAGCCTCGGCGCGTTCGGGTGA
- a CDS encoding S8 family peptidase, with protein MSRQSAATRRGVLRAVGGGTATGLAAGGARRGGGNAGDTAVVNVGIDATAGALGCDVVRRVATRVVRQFAFDALTVELPREAVATLRRRPEVRYVEPDRTMRTYQQSASQTVPEGVSRIGARLAHEAGVTGDGVDVAIVDSGVDSDHPDLRENLGDGRAFVNCRGRPRLCRVTGNGNACKTNWDDDDDHGTHCAGVVGALDNDEGVVGVAPEATLHAVKVIYCAGVGLVSDIAAGIEYVADRGWAVGSLSFGSQRPTNLVRDACRYAADEGVLLVAAAGNGRSRPNTVGFPATLPTVLAVSAVDRNGGFAGFSSTGPRIDIAAPGTGVRSTVPGGYRTYSGTSMACPHVAGAAALLVSTGLSTTEARERLVGTADDLGLGRVEQGAGLLNVAAALDLGDD; from the coding sequence ATGTCGAGACAGTCAGCGGCGACGCGCAGAGGGGTGTTGCGGGCAGTCGGCGGGGGCACGGCGACCGGACTCGCGGCGGGGGGCGCTCGGAGAGGAGGCGGAAACGCCGGTGACACCGCCGTGGTGAACGTCGGGATCGACGCGACAGCCGGAGCCCTCGGTTGCGACGTCGTCCGCCGGGTCGCGACCCGAGTCGTCCGGCAGTTCGCCTTCGACGCGCTGACGGTCGAACTGCCGCGGGAGGCCGTGGCGACGCTTCGGCGACGCCCCGAGGTCAGGTACGTCGAACCCGACAGGACGATGCGAACGTATCAGCAGTCGGCGTCTCAGACGGTTCCGGAGGGCGTCTCCCGCATCGGCGCGCGACTCGCCCACGAGGCGGGCGTCACGGGCGACGGCGTCGACGTCGCTATCGTCGACTCCGGCGTCGACTCCGACCATCCGGACCTCCGCGAGAACCTCGGGGACGGGCGGGCGTTCGTCAACTGCCGGGGTCGGCCGCGACTCTGCCGCGTCACCGGCAACGGGAACGCCTGCAAGACCAACTGGGACGACGACGACGACCACGGAACCCACTGCGCGGGCGTCGTCGGAGCCCTCGACAACGACGAAGGAGTCGTCGGCGTCGCTCCCGAGGCGACGCTCCACGCGGTGAAAGTGATATACTGCGCCGGGGTCGGGCTGGTCTCCGACATCGCCGCCGGAATCGAGTACGTCGCCGACAGGGGCTGGGCCGTCGGGAGCCTCAGTTTCGGCTCGCAGCGTCCGACGAACCTCGTCCGCGACGCCTGTCGGTACGCCGCCGACGAAGGGGTGTTACTCGTCGCCGCCGCCGGAAACGGCCGTTCACGGCCGAACACCGTGGGGTTTCCGGCGACGCTGCCGACGGTGTTGGCGGTGAGCGCCGTCGACCGTAACGGCGGGTTCGCGGGTTTCTCGTCGACGGGACCCCGAATCGACATCGCAGCTCCCGGCACGGGCGTTCGTTCGACGGTTCCGGGCGGCTACAGGACGTACTCTGGAACGTCGATGGCGTGCCCGCACGTCGCCGGAGCCGCGGCGCTTCTCGTCTCGACCGGGCTCTCGACGACCGAAGCCCGCGAGCGACTCGTCGGAACCGCCGACGACCTCGGGCTCGGACGGGTCGAACAGGGTGCCGGTCTGCTAAACGTCGCGGCCGCGCTGGACCTCGGTGACGACTGA
- a CDS encoding NAD(P)/FAD-dependent oxidoreductase: protein MTLATVPRYDSERASEWGERAVVVGAGVAGLLAARVLADGFDEVVVVERDSLPDEPVARRGVPQARHVHVLLKGGESTIEDLFPGYGEELLSSSGVVFDGSRDVHFYLEGEYLADGPQRIPQYGATRSLYEQLLRRRVADLDGVELRPNCRVVDYRLDDRGTTVTGVAVEDEESGGAVLATDLVVDASGRTSRTPAWLERIGYESPPVDEVYIDLAYSTTLIERPPSERRSYVVAASPACPRGSGMVPIEGDQWLVTLYGVHGERPPTTFEEFEAYAATLPVSDVADILREHDQTADDVVHYRFPSNRRRRYEDLDRFPDGLVVVGDAIASFNPIYAQGMSVASLEAVLLHHALAAGGRDDLARRFFARASDVVDIAWTMAVGGDFQFPETTGPKPRGNDLVGRYLSRLFRRAHTDGVLRDAHFRVVMMEQPPTTLFRPAIAWRVLKPSGGVSAYRPKLARVRESPHLKQ, encoded by the coding sequence ATGACCTTAGCAACGGTCCCACGGTACGACAGCGAGCGGGCGTCCGAGTGGGGAGAACGGGCGGTAGTGGTCGGAGCGGGCGTCGCGGGACTACTCGCGGCGCGCGTTCTCGCCGACGGGTTCGACGAGGTGGTCGTCGTCGAGCGAGACTCGCTCCCGGACGAACCGGTCGCCCGTCGCGGCGTGCCGCAAGCGCGCCACGTCCACGTTCTCCTGAAAGGAGGCGAATCGACGATAGAAGACCTCTTCCCGGGCTACGGCGAGGAGCTGCTCTCGTCGAGCGGCGTCGTGTTCGACGGCTCTCGGGACGTCCACTTCTACCTCGAAGGAGAGTACCTCGCCGACGGTCCGCAGCGCATCCCCCAGTACGGGGCGACTCGCTCGCTGTACGAGCAGTTACTCCGCCGTCGCGTCGCCGACCTCGACGGCGTCGAACTCCGACCGAACTGCCGAGTCGTCGACTACCGCCTCGACGACCGAGGGACCACCGTGACGGGCGTCGCCGTCGAAGACGAGGAGTCGGGCGGAGCGGTGCTCGCTACCGACCTCGTGGTCGACGCTTCCGGTCGGACGAGCCGAACGCCGGCGTGGTTGGAACGCATCGGGTACGAGTCACCTCCCGTGGACGAGGTGTACATCGACCTCGCGTACAGCACGACCCTCATCGAACGGCCGCCCTCCGAGCGTCGTTCGTACGTCGTCGCGGCTTCGCCGGCGTGTCCCCGTGGGTCCGGGATGGTCCCTATCGAGGGCGACCAGTGGCTGGTGACGCTGTACGGCGTCCACGGCGAGCGACCCCCGACGACGTTCGAGGAGTTCGAGGCGTACGCGGCGACGCTTCCCGTCTCAGACGTAGCCGACATACTCCGCGAACACGACCAGACGGCCGACGACGTCGTCCACTACCGGTTCCCGTCAAATCGGAGACGCCGGTACGAGGACCTCGACCGATTCCCCGACGGCCTCGTCGTCGTCGGCGACGCGATCGCGAGTTTCAATCCGATATACGCGCAGGGAATGTCGGTCGCGTCGCTGGAGGCGGTCCTCCTGCATCACGCGCTCGCGGCGGGCGGCCGCGACGACCTCGCCCGACGCTTCTTCGCGCGGGCGTCCGACGTCGTCGACATCGCGTGGACGATGGCCGTCGGCGGCGACTTCCAGTTCCCGGAGACGACCGGACCGAAACCTCGGGGAAACGACCTCGTCGGTCGGTATCTCTCCCGACTGTTCCGGAGGGCTCACACCGACGGCGTATTGCGAGACGCCCACTTCCGCGTGGTGATGATGGAGCAACCGCCGACGACGCTGTTTCGACCCGCGATCGCGTGGCGCGTACTCAAACCGAGCGGCGGCGTCTCGGCCTACCGTCCGAAACTGGCCCGAGTCCGGGAGTCGCCGCATCTCAAACAGTGA